A segment of the Arachis hypogaea cultivar Tifrunner chromosome 5, arahy.Tifrunner.gnm2.J5K5, whole genome shotgun sequence genome:
TATTCTAAAGTGATGTATTTTCTTTATCATAATTAAAAGACTTTTGAATaatcttttataataattttagatgtttctttttattacgttttaaaacattttttgttgtttttgtttataatttttctttttgcatCACCTTCTGTCATCTGCAACTACTCGTGACGTCACAAACGTGGTAATGcaatcctctctttttttttttcttcctccatGTGTTGttttagatgattatttttttagattttggatAATTCTTTTTAAcagttttagatgtttttttcTTAGTTgtcgaatattttttttatgttttaaaataacatctaaaatttaacaaaaaaatctaaaatcataaaaaaataacatctaaaataaaaataacattcaaattcgttaaaaaaaattatctaaaatctaaccaaaaaaatatataattattgtacTTTATACTAAAACTTTTACAAGTGatctagaaaaaaagaaaaaaagtatggaGAGAGATGAAAGAGAGAgaaacagagaaaagagaaagagaaaaagagaggtgAATGGAGTAAAAAAATACGTGTTATTTaagtgtaaaattaattttttaaattttaaaataaatttttaagaaattaaatatttaattttatataaagttaatttTTTAGACTTTTTCTTTAGGAAAAAACAAACCTAAACAAAATTGCAATATTTAatggaattaaaaattatttctgACAAATGATACAAAACGAGATATGAATTTAGCACATAATTCCCTTAATTAATCCGCCTCTAGAAACCATCATAGATACAAACAAAAAGGAAACAAGACAGCTtcccggaaaaaaaaaaaactgacagctaaaaatatgatttttggtgaAAAGTTAGTTTCATTTCAGTCTCcttttagaaaaaaatagaattttaatgaATCTCAGCTCAGCTCATCTTTAAACTTCTCGCTATcacttattaattaaataaatcttaattatttatttattataatttgtattaataattctaatttaaaaacataaactATAACAAAAAATCATACTCTTTTATATAAATATGAGAATAAGATACTtcactattaaaaaataattagttgtTTAAATATAaggatttagatcctctaaagtttgaatttcactttaaactttaaaaaatccAAATCTTAAATATAGCaccaaatttctaatttttttagtctttatttaattattatttttttatttctcttttttttctcttatcaTTTTTCTTCTCAAATAGTTAAAACTACCACTATAGTCACTCGaattataatttttgtttctagttaaaaaaatcatagaaagaaaagatatttaataataataattttaaagtagaggattaaaataagataaataaaatatttaaaataaaaatagaacactttaaatattaaagacaaaattaagaCTTAGTCCAAacgataaaaactaaaaaaaatattttattttttcaaaattaggaGTAAGACACAAACTTGCGATCTTTAGGTGAATATGGAGAGACTAGGGTTAGGATTCGGTGGTCCCAGAACCTTTGGACCACTTAATGGTCCtattagaaaacatgtttttagagtttttttaataattgctacATAGttcttgaactaattttaattacaaattaaccccatatattttatttaattatatacactattttttattttataaattattattttatcaattatctattatctattatatttattaataatcaaatacaaaaaaacaaccaattatatcctctATTGATCCTAATAAAGCTTTTGgccattccaatcgattaaaatattaaatttgatctcGTGACATTCGTCCATGACTTCCAAAtcatgtttccttgaaattcaGTCGATTGGtttatcaaaacaatcgattgaattacagtgtatcacaaaacaatcgattgaaaattgtaaGGTAGAATAGTTTTCActtaaaccaatcgattgtttatactttccaatcAAATGAATGCCAAAAACAATCGATTATTTTTGTTACTCAATCAattgaattcacgaaaacaacatgAATTTGtcaaatacaatcgattggaaagtgatgacattgaagttttagccaaattcaatcgattggtaatgtaatccaatcgattggaaggtgatgaagttgaattttttgccaacttcaatcgattggtaatgctacccaattaaaagtaaataatatttaaacttttttgtttaacaaaattaaaataaagcacaAAAACAAGAATAAATTTGTATAGGAGTACATTCATtatgttataattttaataattaatgtaaattttaaaaaattgaataaatttatatttattttgattatattcaaaagtgaattatatgtaaaaaattgaataaatttatatttattttgtgtgaGGATATTTTCGATTGTTAGAGCCGATACAGCGGTTATGATAAAAAGTGTTGCAAGAAGCTACTAAAGCAACCTATGTATTTAAGCCTTGTTACAGGAAGGTCTGGATGGCAAAATAGAAGGTCGTTGCACAGATCTACGGAGATTGGGAAGAATCGTATGCCGAGTTGTCCCATTGAATCCTTGGTGTGTAATCCACAATGAATGAAACCGTGGCGTTGTTGAAGACTTCTCCGGTGCGTGTTGGTAATCAGGTTGATGAATCTACCCTGTACTTTCATTGTCTTTTCTGGACATTTTCTCATGCATTGAGACATTTTGACATTGCAAGCCACTGGTCAGTATCGACGGGACTCATTTGTACAGAAAGTACGGCGGTATTTTGCTTCTAGCTATTGTGCAAGATAGTAACTCGAATATCTTGCCCATTGCTTTTGCACTTTTGGAAGGGGAGAATGTAAAGTCCTGGGTTTTTTTCTTATCCAACTTGCGTTAACATGTGACTCCGCAAGAAGGTATTCTGGTGATCTGTGATAGGCACCATGACATTAAGGCGGCACTGGAGGCACCTGACAGTGGTTGACTACCACTTCATTCATATCGAGCGTTTTGCATTCGTCAAATTGTAGCTAATTTTCCCCCAATTTCAAGGGTCAGGATGCGAGACGGCTAATTTATGAATCAGTCACTCTCTGGATACTTAAAACATAATCAACTTTGTTGTCCCAATGCAAATGCCATGTCTAAAAATAACTCAGGAACCACCTATCTCCATCCCTACCGTCCTTGTCATGAAGCTAGTCTGTGTTCAGGGTTGGTTCAGGCACATGCTGTATGCCATCAAACTATGGGAACACCCTATCCACTTGATGTCACTCATTCAAGACAAAATATATCAGGCTAGTGACCACCCACCATAACCGACTATGCCCCTCAGCTAAAATCTTCAAATGAACAACCACAAACATGTCAAGCGCAATATAAGGCTCCGACACAATCTGCAAATGACAACAGAATCTACCATTAGTACACCATATACAGCTATGTCGACGAACGAGTAATGAAACTTCGAAACAGATACAAACAACTTACATCTCAACCACCCAACTGGTCTAATGCAAGGCGAAACTAGATGATTTTTTGCTCCTTTCGGTCAGATGTCGGTAAATAAGTGGCCCACCTGAAGAATGACAATGTCATACGAATAAATAATCCAGgatcttaaaatttaataacTGGCAAATAAATAATGAAAGCCTAAGTGCATAAACCGATACCTGGATGCCAACGGAAAAGAAAAGTCGTCAAATCCATGCGGTTTGAGAGTAGGGAACTGCCAGAATATCCAAGACTGTAGTAGCTGGAGGGGGCCTGCCAAGTTCGTGACATTTCTATTGGTCACCCAACACATGCATCGATATAGCCATGCCAACATAGCCGAACCCCAACTATAAATTCCCAACTCATCAAGCCTCGCCACAAACGGCAACCACCATATATGTACTTGATTTGCACTTTTGTCACCAAACAACTGAGTGGATAGCAGCATCATAATGTACACACATGCGTATATGCGTACGGTATCCTCAGTCACATCCGTCGGTAGCATCTTGAACCTCTCATAGAACCATGTGAAGTAGACTGTGAACTGCTTTACCTTATTTGGCAACGGAAGCTCGCCAAATAACTCTTGAAACCACTCCCAAACCGGTCTGCCATCATCCATCAACTGGTCAAAATCTGTGAGGCATCCAGATACAGCCTTTTCATCAACAGACAACCCGAGTTGATATGTCATAACCTGCAACGTGATGGTATACTTCTCGTTCCCGAATGGCATATGAAAGGTGtgcgtctcaggacgccacctctcaatGAATGTGCTGACCAGGAGCTCATCCAACCAGAACCAACGCATATTCAGCCTGCTAGTCAAATGGTACAAATCAGCCCTCTCCAAATAGGATATGATCCTATTATGCAAAGGCATATTCTGTTGCCTTCGAATACTGTAGATACACCTACTTAAttgcatgatgtaaaaaaaaaaaatcacaccaaATGAAATTTTAATACTTACAAGTTTAAACCATAAATTATCATCGGACACAAAAActacaaattttttgtttatctaattttaactaaaattttagaTACACTTCCCTTAACATTATTTTTcaaactaattttattaaaatagagaAACAACACTTATGAACTTTTACACaaaattttgtttaataaatCGTATTTTACAACAAGCAAAAGATCTCcaacttttttaaatttataagtcctatgttttaaaatttaaagtttaaaatttaaattttaagacttaaatcttaaattttaaataataaaataccaaccttaaattttatttctaaaattttaaaccttaaaattcaaattctaaattACAActcttctaattttaaaattttaaattttaaatttaaagtttaaaattttaaattttagtttttaaatattatatttaaaaaacatcCATTAAAAGGACATTTGAagattttttaggtttaattagaatttttataattttgttaaatttttaattaaaattttttattttttaactgaatttttatattatttttagttttataattagattatttttgtgttaaaaatattaaaattaataaaatatttattttaaaaaaatatactgtgaaagatttaatttaaatattaatcatagatatttttaatatataaaaatttattttattaattttaattttttaatgttgataataatttaattatatagaaaataataaaaaattaattttaaaaaatatataaaaatctagTTATAAATTTAATGAGGAGCGActaattctttttttaaatataaacagGAGTTTCCTTCAGTTTTGCAATTCCATTCTATTTCGTTTTGTTTCTGCTCCTTTGTGTGTAATTGGAGAAAAAGAATCAACAATGGATTCGTTCACTTCGTTCTTCGATTCAAGAAGCCGCCGATGGAACTACGACACTCTCAAGAACTTCCGCCAAATCTCTCCCGTCGTTCAGAATCACCTCAAGCTGGTAACGCTATATTAAACCCCTTTCTGCTTCCCCTAACTCCTTGTTCTTTTCCACAATCACCAAATCGTTTTTCCTATATTCCGTTGAAATCTCTATCATAAAGCCTGATTTCTTATGCTTTTTGCATTAGGATTCTATCAATTTAGTTCTTCCGTTAATTACCGCTTTGAAATATGCTTATTTCTAGGGTTTGAAGATTTGAGAATCACTTGTTCCCGATAATGTTCGATTCTCTTTGGATAATATTGGGTATACCTATATTTTAGAATTGTGCGACCCATCAAGTTCCTTTCTTTTGTACCACATTTAGAACGAGACCGTTTCTCGCAATTTGTATTCAATTTGTTGAATTTTCTAATTTCTGCTTGTCAATTCTAATTTATGTATGTGTTGTGTTGTGATTCATTGATTGATTTGTAGGTTTATATCACACTCTGTTGTGCCGTGGTTGCTGCGGCCGTTGGGGCTTACCTGCATGTTCTTTGGAACATTGGCGGTTTTCTTACGTCAGCTGGATGCATGGGAACCATGATCTGGTTGCTCTCAACTCCTCCATCTGAAGAGGCACGAAACATTTTGCTCTTGTGATCTTCTATTTGTTTCATTTCATGTTTTTTTGCAATTTATTGTTACTTACAGAgccgtttgttattttttaatatgtgTAGCAAAAGAGGGTCTCTTTGTTGTTGGCATCAGCCCTGTTTCAGGGAGCCTCCATTGGCCCGTTGATTGATTTGGCCATTGAAGTTGATCCAAGGTGTGCTACTGCTACCATAACATTGTGTCATTTTTTACTATGATCTTTTGGGAACGCTTTTTTATCTTCGGTTCAATATCAATGATGAGGTTATTGAATTACTTTAGGGATTGTATTCATATTCCCTACTAGAATTTTTATTAGAGCAATTCCCCAACAATTCTCAGCTTTATTTTTTCCTTCGTTTGACAACTATTTTTCTATACTTAAGAGTATTGTGGCTATTGGGATAAATTCATGATATATTTTTCTTTGCTACAGCATCATCTTTACTGCATTTGTGGCAACTTCTTTGGCCTTTGCATGTTTCTCGGGAGCAGCTTTGGTTGCAAGGCGCAGGGAGTATTTGTACCTTGGTGGCCTGGCTTCTTCTGGTTTGTccattcttctctggttgcacTTTGCGTCTTCTATCTTTGGAGGTTCATTAGCTCTCTTTAAGTTTGAGGTGAGCACTTGGCGATTTGAATATCTTTTTTTGCAACAAAGTGAGGTTCTTATATAGTGTTTGTTTTGCAACTTGTGCAGTTGTATTTCGGGCTTTTGGTGTTTGTCGGCTACATTGTGGTAGACACTCAAGAAATAGTTGAGAGAGCACACTCTGGCGATCTCGATTATGTGAAGCATGCTTTGACCTTGTTCACTGACTTAGCTGCCATCTTTGTCCGAATTCTCATTATCTTGGTGAGTTTGATCATTGAACAGCTCGCCCTTTTCAAGTTTTACCTCTATTCTTCGTTTTCGATTCTGTTGTTGAATTCGTACTGAcagaattgttattattatttgttgtGCATATTTTTTCAGGTGAAGAATTCAGCCGAGagaaatgagaagaagaagaagagaagaaactaAATCAACCAGGAGCGTATATGTGGAGATGTCCATAAAAGCTGTCTAAACGGCTACCCAGTTAGAACTTGTTACAGATGTGAAGTTAATTTGTCGTTTTTA
Coding sequences within it:
- the LOC112800375 gene encoding bax inhibitor 1-like, producing MDSFTSFFDSRSRRWNYDTLKNFRQISPVVQNHLKLVYITLCCAVVAAAVGAYLHVLWNIGGFLTSAGCMGTMIWLLSTPPSEEQKRVSLLLASALFQGASIGPLIDLAIEVDPSIIFTAFVATSLAFACFSGAALVARRREYLYLGGLASSGLSILLWLHFASSIFGGSLALFKFELYFGLLVFVGYIVVDTQEIVERAHSGDLDYVKHALTLFTDLAAIFVRILIILVKNSAERNEKKKKRRN